Proteins encoded within one genomic window of Salvia splendens isolate huo1 unplaced genomic scaffold, SspV2 ctg75, whole genome shotgun sequence:
- the LOC121791198 gene encoding putative disease resistance RPP13-like protein 3, whose protein sequence is MCKQGQDGRFIRSADCELKEELVRVWHRNVKFLSVAGMAGIGKTTLARTIYEDFDMVEWFECRAWVEVGREWQLHNIMRNILGQVKSHQMMLTMEDDDDDERGSEYLRERLKGKRFLIVLDDVWDAQVCHDIKKLAATIEYLVGSRVLLITRMQGVVERAGL, encoded by the coding sequence ATGTGCAAACAAGGCCAAGATGGTCGGTTTATCCGATCTGCAGATTGTGAGCTTAAGGAAGAGCTAGTAAGAGTGTGGCACCGGAATGTGAAGTTTCTCTCGGTTGCTGGGATGGCGGGCATCGGTAAAACCACTCTTGCGCGTACAATATACGAAGATTTTGATATGGTCGAATGGTTTGAATGTCGTGCCTGGGTGGAAGTAGGTAGAGAGTGGCAATTGCACAATATTATGAGGAACATTCTGGGTCAAGTGAAATCTCATCAAATGATGCTTACCAtggaagatgatgatgatgatgagaggGGAAGTGAGTACTTGAGGGAGAGGTTGAAGGGTAAGAGATTCTTGATTGTATTAGATGATGTGTGGGATGCACAAGTTTGTCATGACATAAAGAAGCTTGCAGCTACTATTGAGTATCTAGTTGGGAGCAGAGTTTTGCTTATCACTAGGATGCAAGGAGTAGTCGAACGCGCTGGCTTATAA
- the LOC121791199 gene encoding putative late blight resistance protein homolog R1A-3 gives MDMRLMDKDESWDLLREKVFAMMVPCSFQLEEAGRKIAEKCDGLPLTIIKVAHLLSGSEKTVEYWNEMCLLYMGVFPKNAEIPASKVVNMWLAEGLLEQNKAKSVKKHALKYLDELASSSVMVYKRSTRSSSVMSIAKKGIKHCGLHSSWWHLCQHEARKNNFFCVLDSMEDSSEESIKGQRRLCIHKNILLCIKEVYDSVEDNLPICSALRKLEVLDALKIRFYEFPSQVVELVELNYLALVYDGEIPPSISKLQRLQFLIVCPHQHIRSGGAALYLPRDKWDIEKLRHLHVMGSDLPDLWGTPLANLTTLLDVSARSCRRGVFERIQNLTKLGIRIELPPDHCDEPLSYFDHVSILKNLMSLKCVVVNPELRSELVHPPTLPNLPIYLKKLALSGMGYPWSEMSKIASLEKLKVLKLRCNAFQGPKWEVEEKTFPALEYLLMEDCDLEHWKVESGSFERLEHPSIKHCYNLRELDWECDDNISMIEVDNCDLMVEKQIKEANWGRGMLALDFTMHCSWNDGKHKP, from the exons ATGGATATGCGGCTCATGGACAAGGATGAAAGTTGGGATCTTCTTCGTGAGAAGGTGTTTGCTATGATGGTGCCTTGCTCGTTCCAGCTTGAGGAGGCTGGAAGGAAGATTGCAGAGAAATGTGATGGCCTTCCTCTTACAATCATCAAAGTGGCTCATCTCCTATCAGGATCAGAGAAGACCGTGGAGTACTGGAACGAG ATGTGCCTTTTGTATATGGGAGTTTTCCCTAAAAATGCTGAGATTCCCGCATCCAAGGTTGTAAACATGTGGCTTGCTGAGGGATTACTTGAACAGAATAAGGCTAAATCTGTAAAGAAGCATGCTCTCAAATATTTGGATGAGCTTGCTTCAAGTAGTGTTATGGTTTACAAAAGGAGCACTAGAAGTTCCTCTGTGATGTCCATTGCTAAGAAAGGGATCAAGCATTGTGGCCTCCATTCTTCGTGGTGGCACCTCTGTCAACACGAAGCTAGGAAGAACAACTTTTTCTGCGTACTCGACAGTATGGAAGACAGTTCAGAGGAAAGTATAAAGGGTCAGAGAAGGTTGTGCATTCACAAGAACATCCTACTTTGTATCAAAGAGGTATACGATTCAGTAGAGGATAACT TGCCAATATGTTCTGCTTTGAGAAAGCTTGAGGTGCTTGATGCTCTCAAGATTCGTTTCTATGAGTTCCCATCACAAGTAGTGGAACTAGTCGAGTTGAACTACCTTGCTCTCGTGTACGATGGGGAGATCCCTCCTTCCATATCCAAACTTCAGAGACTTCAGTTCTTGATTGTTTGTCCACACCAGCACATCAGATCAGGTGGAGCTGCGTTGTATCTGCCTCGAGACAAATGGGATATCGAAAAACTTAGGCATCTTCATGTCATGGGAAGCGATCTACCTGATTTATGGGGCACCCCGTTGGCAAACCTCACGACGCTTTTGGATGTGAGTGCTCGTAGCTGTAGAAGAGGTGTTTTTGAAAGAATCCAAAATTTAACAAAGTTAGGGATTCGAATCGAATTACCACCTGATCATTGTGATGAGCCTCTGAGTTACTTTGATCATGTTTCTATTCTCAAAAATTTGATGTCACTTAAATGTGTGGTAGTGAATCCTGAACTTAGGTCTGAGTTAGTTCATCCTCCTACACTACCAAATCTCCCAATATACCTAAAAAAGTTGGCACTGAGTGGGATGGGGTATCCATGGTCAGAAATGAGCAAGATTGCTTCTTTAGAAAAGCTGAAAGTGCTCAAGCTGCGATGCAATGCATTTCAAGGTCCAAAGTGGGAAGTCGAGGAGAAGACGTTTCCAGCGCTCGAATATCTTCTGATGGAAGACTGTGATCTGGAGCACTGGAAAGTCGAAAGTGGAAGCTTTGAAAGGCTGGAGCATCCAAGTATAAAGCACTGCTACAATTTAAGGGAGCTCGATTGGGAATGCGATGATAATATTTCGATGATCGAAGTAGACAACTGCGACCTTATGGTTGAAAAGCAGATAAAAGAGGCAAACTGGGGAAGGGGaatgttagccttggatttcaCTATGCATTGTTCTTGGAATGATGGGAAGCATAAGCCATGA
- the LOC121791213 gene encoding DEAD-box ATP-dependent RNA helicase 15-like — MGEVKDNEVYEEELLDYEEEEEKAPDSANGKPSGETVKKGYVGIHSSGFRDFLLKPELLRAIVDSGFEHPSEVQHECIPQAILGMDVICQAKSGMGKTAVFVLSTLQQIEPVSGQVAALVLCHTRELAYQICNEFERFSTYLPDLKVAVFYGGVNIKTHKDLLKNECPHIVVGTPGRILALARDKDLGLKNVRHFILDECDKMLESLDMRRDVQEIFKMTPHDKQVMMFSATLSKEIRPVCKKFMQDPMEIYVDDEAKLTLHGLVQHYIKLTDLEKNRKLNDLLDALDFNQVVIFVKSVSRAAELNKLLVECNFPSICIHSGMSQEERLTRYKGFKEGLKRILVATDLVGRGIDIERVNIVINYDMPDSADTYLHRVGRAGRFGTKGLAITFVSSASDSDVLNQVQERFEVDIKELPEQIDTATYMPA; from the exons ATGGGCGAAGTAAAAGACAACGAAGTCTACGAGGAAGAGCTTCTCGACtacgaggaagaagaagagaaagccCCGGACTCTGCCAATGGAAAACCCTCCGGGGAGACCGTCAAAAA GGGTTATGTAGGGATTCATAGCTCGGGTTTCAGAGATTTTTTACTGAAGCCAGAGCTTCTTCGAGCGATTGTGGATTCTGGGTTTGAGCATCCATCAGAAG TGCAACATGAATGTATACCTCAAGCTATCCTGGGAATGGATGTTATTTGTCAAGCGAAGTCTGGGATGGGAAAAACTGCTGTCTTTGTTCTCTCTACCCTACAACAGATTGAACCTGTTTCTGGCCAAGTAGCTGCCCTTGTCCTCTGTCATACAAGAGAACTAGCATATCAG atTTGTAATGAGTTTGAGCGATTTAGTACCTATCTGCCTGATCTGAAAGTTGCAGTGTTCTATGGTGGTGTTAACATTAAAACCCACAAGGACTTGCTGAAGAATGAGTGCCCCCATATTGTTGTCGGAACACCTGGAAGGATACTAGCTCTTGCTAGAGATAAGGATCTTGGTTTAAAAAACGTGAGGCACTTCATTCTCGATGAGTGTGATAAGATGCTCGAGTCACTTG ACATGAGAAGAGATGTTCAAGAGATTTTCAAGATGACCCCGCATGATAAGCAAGTGATGATGTTCTCAGCTACCCTGAGCAAGGAGATTCGTCCTGTTTGCAAGAAGTTCATGCAAGAT CCAATGGAAATTTATGTGGATGATGAAGCAAAATTGACTCTTCATGGGCTTGTACAG CATTACATCAAGCTGACAGATTTGGAGAAGAACCGGAAGTTAAATGACCTTCTTGATGCCTTGGATTTCAACCAGGTTGTCATTTTTGTTAAAAGTGTCAGCCGGGCTGCCGAACTAAACAAGTTGCTTGTAGAGTGCAACTTTCCATCGATATGCATACACTCTGGAATGTCTCAGGAAGAAAG GTTAACACGCTACAAAGGTTTTAAAGAGGGTTTGAAGAGAATCTTAGTTGCAACTGATCTAGTTGGAAGAGGAATTGACATTGAGCGTGTGAACATTGTTATAAATTATGATATGCCAGATTCTGCAGATACCTACCTACACAGG GTGGGCCGCGCTGGTCGATTTGGAACCAAAGGGCTTGCTATTACGTTTGTATCATCTGCATCAGATTCTGATGTTCTCAATCAG GTTCAAGAGAGGTTTGAAGTTGATATAAAGGAGCTCCCTGAACAAATTGATACTGCTACATACA TGCCGGCTTGA
- the LOC121791210 gene encoding ethylene-responsive transcription factor WIN1-like, giving the protein MVQKTKFRGVRQRQWGSWVAEIRHPLLKRRVWLGTFETAVEAARAYDEAAVLMSGRNAKTNFPVPENFEESRSTKSSPPPPSSSVISEKLRKCCKSPSPSVTCLRLDNESSHIGVWQKRAGSESEANWVMTIELGKKEIVNDDRSGGGVAAAAEFGDERDEEEKIALQMIEELMK; this is encoded by the exons ATGGTGCAGAAGACAAAGTTCCGAGGAGTCCGGCAGCGGCAATGGGGCTCTTGGGTGGCCGAGATCCGCCACCCATTATT GAAGAGGAGGGTGTGGCTGGGGACCTTTGAGACGGCGGTGGAGGCGGCGAGGGCGTACGACGAGGCGGCGGTGCTGATGAGCGGCAGAAATGCCAAAACAAACTTCCCAGTTCCGGAAAACTTTGAAGAAAGCCGCAGCACTAAGTCATCCCCACCGCCGCCTTCTTCGTCCGTTATCAGCGAGAAGCTTCGCAAATGCTGCAAATCGCCGTCGCCATCCGTCACGTGCCTCCGGCTCGACAACGAGAGCTCCCACATCGGAGTCTGGCAGAAACGGGCCGGGTCAGAATCCGAAGCAAACTGGGTCATGACCATTGAGCTCGGCAAGAAGGAGATCGTGAATGACGACCGGAGTGGTGGTGGtgtggcagcggcggcggagttCGGAGACGAGAGGGATGAAGAGGAGAAGATTGCATTGCAGATGATTGAAGAACTTATGAAGTAa